One genomic region from Flagellimonas oceani encodes:
- a CDS encoding DoxX family protein has protein sequence MNHLFSNAAEILLLAFLTITFLQSGIDKLMDWKGNLGWLTGHFSKSIFKGSVPLLLGIVLILEMLSGILCGVGIFQIAVDGESNYGFYGALLSAVTLLMLLLGQRVAKDYAGAQTIVVYLIPTIFLVYLMQ, from the coding sequence ATGAACCATTTATTTTCCAATGCCGCAGAAATTCTATTGTTGGCATTTTTGACGATTACTTTTTTACAGAGCGGAATCGATAAGCTTATGGATTGGAAAGGCAATCTAGGTTGGCTTACCGGGCATTTTTCCAAGTCTATTTTCAAGGGCTCGGTTCCTTTGCTTTTAGGTATTGTTTTGATACTGGAAATGTTGTCCGGCATACTCTGCGGAGTCGGTATTTTTCAAATAGCTGTTGATGGCGAGAGCAATTATGGTTTTTATGGGGCCCTTCTTTCTGCGGTGACTTTGTTGATGCTATTGTTGGGCCAACGTGTGGCCAAGGATTACGCAGGCGCTCAAACCATTGTGGTGTATTTGATTCCAACTATTTTTTTGGTGTATTTGATGCAGTAA
- a CDS encoding DUF7010 family protein — MNEQEQNTEGTSVDSISAAQADLRKGYADGSLGVLVSGTVWMTAALVALSVTSQIAVWTLFFGGMLIHPLGLLLAKLIGVPASHSPKNTLGKLALEGTIFMLMCIPLALLLSLQNHAWFFQGMLLIIGGRYLTFTTLYGIKTYWILGGLLGAASFMLFVLKASPAISALSGSIIEIGFGIYLFLSYRKTK; from the coding sequence ATGAACGAACAAGAACAAAATACAGAGGGAACTTCGGTTGATTCCATTTCGGCTGCACAGGCCGATCTGCGCAAAGGCTATGCAGATGGCTCTTTGGGAGTTTTGGTTTCCGGAACGGTTTGGATGACGGCCGCTCTGGTGGCCTTGTCCGTTACATCTCAAATCGCTGTTTGGACCTTGTTTTTCGGCGGTATGCTCATTCATCCTTTAGGGTTGTTGCTGGCCAAGCTGATTGGTGTTCCTGCAAGTCATTCCCCAAAAAATACCTTGGGCAAACTAGCTTTGGAGGGAACAATTTTTATGTTGATGTGCATTCCCTTGGCATTGCTCCTATCGTTACAGAACCACGCTTGGTTTTTTCAGGGCATGTTGTTGATCATTGGTGGAAGGTATTTAACGTTCACTACGCTTTATGGCATCAAAACGTATTGGATCTTGGGCGGTCTGTTGGGTGCAGCTTCATTTATGTTGTTTGTTTTGAAGGCTTCCCCTGCCATTTCTGCCCTATCAGGCTCAATTATAGAAATTGGTTTTGGTATCTATCTATTTCTATCTTACAGGAAAACCAAATAA
- the mnmG gene encoding tRNA uridine-5-carboxymethylaminomethyl(34) synthesis enzyme MnmG encodes MFEKEYDVIVVGGGHAGAEATAAAANMGSSTLLVTMNLQTIGQMSCNPAMGGIAKGQIVREIDALGGYSGIVTDKSAIQFKMLNKSKGPAMWSPRAQNDRMRFAEEWRMALENTPNADFYQEMVNGLLIEGDKVVGVRTSLGLEIRAKAVVLTNGTFLNGLIHIGEKQLGGGRAGEKAATGITEQLVELGFDSGRMKTGTPPRVDGRSLDYSKMIPQPGDEQPEKFSYLNTSILQTQRDCHMTHTSKLVHDLLREGFDRSPMFNGRIQSLGPRYCPSIEDKINRFADKDAHQIFVEPEGWNTVEVYVNGFSTSLPEDVQYKALKSVVGFENVKFFRPGYAIEYDYFPPTQLKHTLETKLVQNLYFAGQINGTTGYEEAASQGLMAGINAHLKINEKEPFILKRDEAYIGVLVDDLITKGTEEPYRMFTSRAEYRTLLRQDNADLRLTPKGYEIGLAKEERLKRMEEKMSKSDNFVDFFKKTSFTTDEINPILESLDSSLVKQSDKLFKVFSRPKVTMDHMLQLESVSEFVKNNDLDTEVLEQAEIQVKYSGYIEKEKTNADKLQRLENVRIPDNFDYSKLKSLSYEAREKLASIQPVTISQASRISGVSPADISVLLVYLGR; translated from the coding sequence ATGTTTGAAAAGGAATATGATGTAATTGTTGTTGGGGGAGGCCACGCAGGGGCAGAGGCTACAGCGGCCGCTGCCAATATGGGCTCCAGCACTTTGTTGGTGACGATGAACCTTCAAACCATTGGACAGATGTCCTGTAATCCCGCGATGGGCGGGATAGCCAAGGGGCAAATAGTTCGTGAAATTGACGCCCTTGGAGGCTACAGCGGGATAGTTACGGACAAGTCTGCCATACAGTTCAAAATGTTGAACAAATCCAAAGGTCCGGCCATGTGGAGTCCACGTGCCCAGAACGACCGAATGCGTTTTGCGGAAGAATGGCGAATGGCTTTGGAAAACACCCCAAATGCGGATTTCTATCAGGAGATGGTCAATGGTTTGTTGATTGAAGGGGATAAAGTTGTCGGCGTACGAACGAGCCTTGGCCTGGAGATTCGTGCCAAAGCGGTAGTGCTCACCAATGGGACCTTTTTAAATGGATTGATCCATATCGGGGAGAAGCAGTTAGGGGGAGGTAGAGCAGGAGAAAAAGCAGCAACGGGGATAACCGAGCAATTGGTGGAACTTGGTTTTGATAGCGGTAGAATGAAAACCGGAACCCCTCCACGGGTTGATGGAAGGTCTTTGGATTATTCCAAAATGATACCACAGCCTGGTGATGAACAACCGGAAAAGTTCTCCTACTTGAACACATCAATTCTTCAAACTCAACGTGATTGCCACATGACCCACACCAGTAAACTGGTCCACGATTTGCTTAGAGAGGGGTTTGATCGTTCGCCGATGTTCAATGGAAGAATCCAAAGCTTGGGGCCTCGATATTGTCCATCAATTGAAGATAAAATAAATCGTTTTGCCGATAAGGATGCCCATCAAATTTTTGTGGAGCCAGAAGGTTGGAACACCGTTGAGGTTTATGTAAATGGCTTCTCGACTTCCTTGCCCGAGGACGTGCAATACAAAGCGCTAAAATCTGTAGTAGGATTTGAGAACGTAAAGTTTTTTAGGCCCGGTTATGCCATCGAATATGATTATTTTCCGCCGACACAATTAAAGCATACGCTCGAAACTAAATTGGTCCAAAACCTGTATTTTGCTGGACAGATTAATGGAACAACGGGCTACGAAGAGGCAGCTTCGCAAGGTTTGATGGCAGGGATAAATGCCCACCTAAAAATCAACGAAAAAGAGCCATTTATCTTAAAAAGGGACGAGGCTTATATAGGTGTCCTGGTCGATGATTTGATAACAAAAGGAACTGAAGAGCCTTATCGAATGTTTACTTCGCGCGCTGAGTATCGCACCCTGTTGAGGCAAGACAATGCGGATTTGCGACTGACCCCAAAGGGATACGAAATAGGTTTAGCCAAAGAAGAGCGCCTAAAACGGATGGAGGAGAAGATGAGCAAGTCGGATAATTTTGTGGATTTTTTTAAGAAAACAAGTTTTACTACGGACGAAATCAATCCTATTTTGGAGTCGTTGGATTCATCTTTGGTAAAGCAATCGGACAAATTGTTCAAGGTGTTTTCAAGGCCAAAAGTTACCATGGACCACATGCTCCAATTGGAATCCGTATCCGAGTTTGTAAAGAACAATGATTTGGACACGGAGGTATTGGAACAGGCCGAAATACAGGTAAAATATTCCGGTTATATAGAAAAGGAAAAGACCAATGCGGATAAACTACAGCGGTTGGAAAATGTCCGTATCCCGGATAATTTTGATTATTCAAAACTTAAATCCCTGTCTTACGAAGCCAGGGAAAAGTTAGCGTCGATACAGCCCGTTACAATATCACAGGCGTCTCGAATCAGTGGGGTTTCTCCTGCTGACATCAGCGTTCTTTTGGTGTATTTGGGGAGATAA
- a CDS encoding class I SAM-dependent methyltransferase: MKLFLKTKDHAVSGEPFELYLDEQLDMLVTKPQPHNLAPYYESEDYISHTDSKSSFTDRLYHRVKGINLKNKVQIIENQKNNTKNLLDLGAGTGDFLIAAQNSGFQVSGVEPSSKARKLAEQKGIQLSSSLEDVSGQKFQAITLWHVLEHLPNLDDQIKTLVNLLEENGILVIAVPNFKSYDAKHYKTHWAAYDVPRHLWHFSKKSISKLFEPHQMEVVKIRPMWFDAFYVSMLSEKYRGNKLYLISAFLVGLWSNFKAIFTKEHSSLIYILEKKK; encoded by the coding sequence ATGAAGTTGTTTTTAAAAACTAAGGATCACGCTGTTTCCGGAGAACCGTTCGAATTGTATTTAGATGAACAATTGGATATGCTGGTGACCAAACCGCAACCCCATAATTTAGCTCCGTACTATGAAAGTGAAGACTATATTTCCCACACAGATTCAAAATCATCGTTTACGGACCGTTTATACCATAGGGTTAAGGGTATAAATCTTAAAAATAAGGTTCAAATCATTGAAAATCAAAAGAATAACACCAAAAACCTTTTGGATTTGGGTGCGGGAACGGGAGATTTTTTGATTGCGGCCCAGAATTCAGGTTTTCAAGTAAGCGGGGTGGAGCCAAGTTCTAAAGCAAGAAAACTTGCCGAGCAGAAAGGTATCCAACTATCATCAAGTTTAGAAGATGTGTCCGGGCAAAAATTTCAGGCAATCACACTTTGGCATGTTTTGGAACACCTCCCCAATCTGGATGACCAAATAAAAACCTTGGTCAATCTTTTGGAAGAGAATGGTATTTTGGTGATTGCTGTGCCCAACTTTAAATCCTACGATGCCAAACACTACAAAACCCATTGGGCAGCTTATGATGTTCCCCGGCACCTTTGGCATTTTTCAAAAAAATCCATTTCCAAACTTTTTGAACCACATCAAATGGAGGTGGTTAAAATCAGACCGATGTGGTTCGATGCTTTTTATGTATCCATGCTCTCAGAAAAATATCGAGGTAACAAACTGTATCTCATCAGCGCATTTTTGGTAGGGTTGTGGTCCAACTTCAAAGCCATCTTTACAAAAGAGCACTCTTCATTGATTTACATTCTTGAAAAGAAGAAATAA
- a CDS encoding lytic transglycosylase domain-containing protein encodes MNHNLRIAVFAVLISAAPFVRAQQAGVSSKNEQDSTSLQQDERPAIAVSNIKIDGQLMALETHEDGKFKLRDLEEAWRYDSLWLKELHSNADLFSDMVLEIQNNPDLEEAFEVDLPTDTLKARLARMNEKTPFNITYNSSLESVIKSFLTRRRDLMQRMITASQFYFPLFEQELDNQNIPLEIKYLAIVESALNPKAMSRVGAKGLWQFMYSTGKMYGLDVSSYVDERHDPIMATKAASKYLARLYGIFGDWDLALAAYNSGPGNVNKAIRRSGGYENYWNIRPFLPRETAGYLPAFLATMYIFEYAEEHGLQYKKADRAYFETDTIHVKNMITFDQISKLVDIGTEELEMLNPAYKLNIIPKVEGKNYALRLPISKIGKFVSNEEQIYAYAKKELDSLEKPLPNMVTADDQIRYRVKSGDYLGKIAEQYGVGVSQIKRWNGLRSNNLRVGQRLTIYPRKPYIAKSTSKPSSSNSGTTVAGGSKIHTVQSGDSLWTISKKYPGVSIENLREWNGISGNNLKPGTKLKLCDCSS; translated from the coding sequence ATGAATCATAATTTAAGAATAGCTGTTTTTGCGGTTCTGATTTCCGCAGCTCCATTTGTACGAGCACAACAGGCAGGCGTATCATCCAAAAATGAGCAGGATTCTACCTCGCTGCAACAAGATGAAAGGCCGGCCATTGCTGTTTCCAACATCAAAATAGACGGCCAGCTTATGGCCTTGGAAACGCACGAAGACGGAAAGTTTAAATTGCGCGATCTTGAAGAAGCGTGGAGATATGACAGCCTTTGGCTGAAGGAACTCCATAGCAATGCCGATTTGTTCAGTGATATGGTTTTGGAGATTCAAAATAATCCGGACCTGGAGGAAGCCTTCGAGGTGGATTTGCCGACGGACACGCTTAAGGCAAGATTGGCCCGAATGAACGAGAAGACCCCGTTCAACATCACTTACAATTCTTCTTTGGAAAGTGTTATCAAATCCTTTTTGACAAGGAGAAGGGACCTGATGCAGCGCATGATCACGGCAAGCCAGTTTTACTTCCCATTGTTCGAACAGGAGTTGGACAACCAAAATATTCCTTTGGAAATAAAATACTTGGCCATTGTGGAATCCGCTCTCAACCCGAAGGCAATGTCCAGAGTGGGAGCTAAGGGACTTTGGCAGTTTATGTACAGCACGGGCAAAATGTACGGACTGGATGTAAGCAGTTATGTGGACGAGAGGCACGATCCCATCATGGCGACCAAGGCCGCAAGTAAATACCTTGCAAGGCTATACGGCATCTTTGGGGACTGGGACTTGGCTTTGGCGGCGTACAACTCTGGCCCAGGAAACGTAAACAAAGCGATACGACGCTCTGGAGGATATGAGAACTATTGGAACATAAGGCCGTTCCTTCCACGTGAAACTGCAGGATACCTTCCGGCATTCTTGGCTACCATGTACATTTTTGAATATGCGGAAGAGCATGGCCTACAATACAAAAAAGCGGACCGCGCCTATTTTGAAACGGATACAATTCATGTAAAAAACATGATCACTTTCGACCAGATTTCAAAATTGGTGGATATAGGGACCGAAGAGCTGGAAATGCTCAACCCTGCCTATAAGCTCAATATTATCCCTAAAGTCGAGGGGAAAAATTACGCGCTGCGCCTGCCCATATCCAAAATAGGAAAGTTTGTTTCCAACGAAGAGCAGATTTATGCCTACGCAAAGAAGGAGCTCGATTCTTTGGAAAAACCATTGCCCAACATGGTAACTGCGGATGACCAAATACGATATCGTGTAAAAAGCGGAGATTATTTGGGCAAGATCGCGGAACAATACGGCGTAGGTGTAAGCCAGATAAAAAGATGGAACGGACTTCGCAGCAACAATCTGCGCGTTGGACAACGCTTAACGATATACCCCAGAAAGCCCTACATTGCCAAGAGTACATCCAAGCCCAGCAGTTCCAACTCAGGAACCACGGTTGCAGGCGGCTCCAAGATCCATACGGTACAGTCGGGCGATTCACTTTGGACCATCTCCAAAAAGTACCCCGGGGTTTCCATAGAAAATTTACGAGAATGGAACGGTATTAGCGGTAATAATCTAAAACCGGGCACAAAACTTAAATTGTGTGATTGTTCTTCGTAA
- a CDS encoding phosphoglycerate kinase — protein sequence MKTIDDFNFEGKKALIRVDFNVPLDGDFKVTDTSRIDAAKPTILKVLEDGGSAILMSHLGRPKGKANPDMSLSHIVEKVSDIIGVQVKFAADCVGAKADEAVAGLKSGEVLLLENLRFHAEEEAGDESFAEALSKHGDIYVNDAFGTAHRAHASTTIVAKFFPENKCFGYLLAKEIKAIDKVMETGEKPVTAILGGAKVSSKITIIENILDKVDNLIIGGGMTYTFVKAKGGKVGDSICEDDKMELALDILKKAEAKNVKVYLPVDVLAADDFSNDANTQFVNVNEIPDGWQGLDAGPKTLEIFKQVILASKTILWNGPVGVFEMENFAKGTIAVGNYIDEATQSGAFSLVGGGDSVAAVKQFGFEEKVSYVSTGGGAMLESLEGKTLPGIAAILG from the coding sequence ATGAAGACGATAGACGATTTCAATTTCGAAGGAAAAAAAGCATTGATCAGAGTGGATTTCAACGTACCATTGGACGGTGATTTCAAGGTAACCGATACCAGTCGTATCGATGCCGCAAAACCTACCATTCTAAAAGTTTTGGAAGATGGCGGTTCTGCAATTCTGATGAGCCACTTAGGAAGACCAAAAGGAAAGGCCAATCCAGATATGTCACTTTCCCACATTGTAGAAAAGGTATCCGACATTATCGGCGTACAAGTAAAATTTGCAGCCGATTGTGTGGGAGCAAAAGCGGATGAAGCTGTTGCGGGACTTAAAAGTGGAGAGGTGCTTTTGTTGGAAAACCTTCGTTTTCATGCCGAGGAGGAAGCAGGTGATGAGTCCTTTGCAGAGGCCTTGTCCAAGCACGGTGATATTTACGTGAACGATGCATTCGGTACCGCGCACCGGGCACACGCCTCCACTACGATCGTGGCCAAGTTCTTCCCGGAAAATAAATGCTTCGGGTACTTGTTGGCCAAAGAAATCAAAGCCATTGACAAGGTGATGGAAACAGGAGAGAAACCAGTGACCGCTATTTTGGGCGGAGCGAAAGTGTCTTCCAAGATCACCATTATTGAAAACATACTTGATAAGGTTGACAACCTCATCATTGGTGGCGGCATGACCTATACCTTTGTAAAGGCCAAAGGCGGTAAAGTAGGGGATTCCATCTGCGAGGACGACAAAATGGAACTGGCTTTGGATATTCTTAAAAAGGCCGAGGCCAAAAACGTAAAGGTGTACTTGCCCGTAGATGTTTTGGCCGCCGATGATTTTAGCAACGACGCCAACACCCAATTTGTGAACGTAAACGAAATTCCCGATGGATGGCAAGGATTGGATGCCGGTCCAAAAACCTTGGAAATCTTCAAACAAGTAATCTTGGCATCCAAGACCATTTTGTGGAACGGTCCGGTAGGTGTTTTTGAAATGGAAAACTTTGCCAAAGGAACCATTGCCGTTGGTAATTATATTGATGAGGCCACCCAAAGCGGAGCCTTCTCCCTAGTAGGTGGAGGGGATTCCGTTGCCGCGGTCAAGCAATTCGGGTTCGAAGAGAAGGTAAGTTACGTATCCACGGGAGGAGGAGCCATGTTGGAAAGCCTGGAAGGGAAAACATTACCGGGCATTGCTGCAATATTGGGCTAA
- a CDS encoding DUF2207 domain-containing protein — translation MILEPKQRPELADKTKSAYEQFKRLIIEIKKKKLPEEMELVINKHITQLNSVPDTGKTLRNEIRKEQSKIVGLLAQKLKIVPINYFRKNWFVLGMTVFGLPIGAALGLSLGNMAFLGIGLPIGMSMGLAMGARMDNKAKEEGRQLDIELKM, via the coding sequence ATGATTCTAGAACCCAAACAACGTCCTGAACTCGCCGACAAGACCAAAAGTGCCTACGAGCAATTCAAACGATTGATCATTGAAATCAAAAAAAAGAAACTGCCCGAGGAAATGGAGCTGGTCATCAATAAGCACATTACACAACTCAATTCGGTTCCCGATACCGGTAAAACATTACGAAACGAAATCCGAAAAGAGCAATCTAAAATTGTAGGATTGTTGGCTCAGAAACTCAAAATCGTACCCATAAATTATTTTAGAAAAAACTGGTTTGTTCTGGGCATGACAGTTTTTGGTTTGCCCATTGGAGCTGCCTTGGGGCTTAGTTTGGGAAATATGGCGTTTTTGGGCATTGGACTGCCCATAGGCATGTCGATGGGGCTGGCAATGGGCGCCCGAATGGACAACAAGGCAAAAGAAGAGGGCAGGCAACTGGATATTGAACTTAAGATGTGA
- a CDS encoding ATP-binding protein, whose amino-acid sequence MLFKNVLGLEHIKNHLVTTAETGRVAHAQLFVGPEGSGVLPMALAYAQYLLCGNTGGENDGENTVCNTKCNSLTHPDLHFAFPVSNSDKVKSHAVSDHYLEEWRQFVKEQPYGNLFDWYRHIGIEKKQGQIGVDEAQDMVKKLSLKSYEGGYKILIVWMAEKMNTSAANKLLKLIEEPPNKTILLLLAEEEEQIINTIRSRCQILNFPPLAEQVITDALLVKGVAQTEALTIALEANGNFNKALDLLNKDSEDLVFERWFVQWVRSAFKAKGNKGAIQELILWSDEVSKTGREVQKKFLNYCLTMMRQALLLNYKANELVHAKVHMEGFDLKKFAPFVHENNILDIVKELEQAIFHVERNGNSKLIFTDLSIKLTRLLHAKAA is encoded by the coding sequence ATGCTTTTTAAAAATGTTTTAGGGCTGGAACACATCAAAAACCATTTGGTGACCACTGCGGAAACCGGTCGGGTGGCCCATGCGCAATTGTTCGTGGGTCCCGAAGGCTCCGGGGTGCTTCCCATGGCGCTGGCTTATGCACAATATTTGCTGTGCGGCAATACGGGTGGTGAAAATGATGGGGAGAACACGGTTTGCAATACCAAGTGTAATTCGTTGACACACCCTGACCTACATTTTGCTTTTCCGGTTTCCAATTCGGATAAGGTAAAATCGCATGCGGTGAGCGATCATTATCTGGAAGAGTGGCGCCAATTCGTAAAAGAACAGCCCTATGGCAACTTGTTCGATTGGTACCGGCATATCGGCATCGAAAAAAAGCAGGGACAGATCGGGGTGGACGAAGCCCAGGACATGGTAAAAAAGCTCTCCCTCAAATCCTACGAAGGGGGTTATAAAATCTTGATTGTTTGGATGGCGGAAAAAATGAACACTTCGGCAGCCAACAAACTTTTAAAATTGATCGAGGAACCGCCGAACAAGACCATTTTATTGCTCTTGGCGGAAGAGGAGGAACAGATCATCAACACCATACGATCCCGCTGTCAAATCCTTAACTTCCCGCCGCTTGCGGAACAGGTGATTACCGATGCGCTTTTGGTGAAGGGGGTCGCCCAGACCGAAGCTTTGACAATTGCGTTGGAGGCCAATGGCAATTTTAATAAGGCTCTTGACCTGCTGAACAAGGATTCGGAGGATCTCGTGTTTGAACGTTGGTTCGTACAATGGGTCCGTAGCGCTTTTAAGGCAAAAGGCAACAAGGGCGCCATTCAGGAGTTGATTCTGTGGAGCGACGAAGTGTCCAAAACCGGACGTGAGGTCCAAAAAAAGTTCCTGAACTATTGCCTTACCATGATGCGGCAGGCCCTTTTGCTCAACTATAAGGCCAACGAACTTGTGCATGCCAAAGTTCACATGGAAGGTTTTGATCTAAAAAAGTTTGCGCCCTTTGTGCATGAAAACAATATTTTGGATATTGTAAAGGAGTTGGAGCAGGCAATTTTTCACGTGGAACGCAATGGAAACTCCAAATTGATTTTCACCGATTTGTCCATAAAACTTACACGGCTCTTGCACGCCAAGGCCGCATAA
- a CDS encoding DUF6747 family protein, whose amino-acid sequence MKKLLLVKEIYIEGFRNLGHIIVEKYFKFFAWFSFVMFFIVLYAFVYRMATGFAFD is encoded by the coding sequence ATGAAAAAATTACTACTCGTTAAAGAAATCTACATAGAAGGCTTCCGCAATTTAGGCCACATTATAGTCGAAAAGTATTTTAAGTTTTTCGCATGGTTCAGCTTTGTAATGTTCTTTATAGTTCTTTATGCATTTGTATACAGGATGGCCACAGGTTTTGCTTTTGACTAA
- a CDS encoding OmpH family outer membrane protein: MKKLVVLAIAIAAMSCQQNKIAFVDSVKIMDEYQEKMDVEAKFQKKAESMSRKRDSISQAFQMELQQFQGKAQSLSQQNAQEQYSELQQRGQRIGQQLQQEEQQLQQTSQEQMDSLVKKVKKEIRAYGKENGYTYILGGGEGGSVIYGDDTKDVTDAILKILNDKYEK; this comes from the coding sequence ATGAAAAAATTAGTAGTGCTTGCCATTGCCATTGCCGCAATGTCGTGTCAGCAAAACAAAATTGCATTTGTGGATAGTGTAAAGATCATGGACGAATATCAAGAGAAGATGGATGTTGAGGCCAAGTTCCAAAAAAAGGCCGAATCCATGTCCAGAAAACGTGACAGTATCTCACAAGCGTTCCAAATGGAATTGCAACAATTCCAGGGCAAGGCTCAAAGCCTGTCACAGCAAAACGCCCAAGAGCAATATTCCGAACTGCAACAACGCGGTCAGCGTATTGGCCAACAACTGCAGCAAGAAGAGCAGCAATTGCAACAGACCAGCCAAGAACAAATGGACTCTTTGGTAAAAAAGGTGAAAAAGGAAATCAGGGCCTACGGAAAAGAGAACGGCTACACCTACATTTTAGGTGGCGGTGAAGGAGGTTCCGTAATCTATGGAGACGACACAAAAGATGTTACCGATGCCATCCTTAAAATATTGAACGATAAGTACGAGAAGTAA
- a CDS encoding DUF4837 family protein — MKRLGTLFFATVMLAMGSCKESGSKEKFLPPSTGGINTLMVVMDTDLWRGPVGEKIRDKFAAQIVGLPQIEPKFTITQVPPKVFKGTTTHSRSLLYVEQDSTSLAHIKDDAYAKPQKVAVITGPTEEVMIKNLDSLADRAIKEFKANEIAEAQRRFERSLSKDKALEEEFGIHMDVPSLYKVGRREDNFVWMDIQIPKGTMNIIAYEMPWDYFSNDSTFVEDIVRMRDSIGQKFIPGEYEGTYMITEKAFAPYVFPAEIGGKKAAEVKGVWEMHGYPMAGPFLTYIINDKENNRKMVIEGFTFAPSEEKRDYMFELEAILKTVDFQPETTAPKN, encoded by the coding sequence ATGAAAAGATTAGGAACGCTATTTTTTGCCACAGTTATGTTGGCAATGGGATCCTGTAAGGAATCAGGATCAAAAGAAAAGTTTTTGCCACCTTCAACAGGGGGTATAAATACCTTAATGGTGGTAATGGACACCGACCTCTGGAGAGGGCCTGTAGGTGAAAAAATAAGGGACAAGTTTGCCGCCCAGATCGTTGGGCTCCCGCAAATAGAACCCAAGTTCACCATAACACAAGTGCCTCCAAAGGTTTTTAAGGGCACAACCACGCATTCCAGGTCATTGTTGTATGTTGAGCAAGATTCCACATCATTGGCGCATATTAAGGACGATGCCTACGCCAAACCACAAAAAGTAGCTGTGATCACCGGGCCAACAGAGGAGGTTATGATCAAGAATCTGGATTCTTTGGCTGACAGGGCCATCAAGGAATTCAAGGCCAATGAAATTGCCGAGGCACAACGAAGGTTTGAACGCTCCCTGAGCAAGGACAAAGCCTTGGAAGAGGAATTTGGGATTCATATGGATGTACCATCGCTTTATAAGGTCGGCAGGCGTGAGGACAACTTTGTTTGGATGGACATACAGATTCCGAAGGGAACCATGAACATCATTGCGTACGAAATGCCTTGGGACTATTTCAGCAACGATTCCACCTTTGTGGAAGATATTGTACGAATGCGGGACTCGATCGGACAAAAGTTTATCCCCGGCGAATATGAAGGGACCTATATGATTACTGAAAAAGCGTTTGCCCCCTATGTGTTTCCCGCGGAAATAGGAGGAAAAAAGGCAGCTGAGGTCAAAGGGGTTTGGGAAATGCACGGATACCCGATGGCGGGCCCTTTTTTAACGTATATCATAAACGATAAAGAGAACAACAGAAAAATGGTCATTGAAGGGTTCACTTTCGCTCCATCCGAAGAGAAAAGGGACTATATGTTCGAGCTGGAAGCCATTTTAAAGACGGTGGACTTTCAGCCGGAGACCACTGCTCCAAAGAATTAG